Proteins co-encoded in one Paenibacillus thermoaerophilus genomic window:
- a CDS encoding LTA synthase family protein: MRRLFRKWIAWRPYAVAAVVLFSLSFPHGRFAPGPAAAERVMPEPDAVTARIKTPEADRVRPNIVILLSEAFWDPTLLPGVRYNRDPIPFFRQLRESFTGGWMLTPQHGGGTANVEYEVLTGNPVRGYSEYEMMYGKHIDHPIDSIAWMASREGYRTTAISPFFHHHENSSRVYAYLGFSQFISMEFFPPDYSGPYLADRSVVRKIIEETQESPGPDLIFANTMENHYHFYPGKFEQPNPFRVEAKLPAASVGILETLAQGLSGADAALQELVGYFSQSGEPTLLLFFGDHQPALEKDYLIYRQTGYLSENDPEEWRKMYTTPFVIWDNYLPVEKKDLFVNSYLLLPELLDRAKLPQSEYTAFLKKFGEELPAVPRRPADAGLSPDDPRLKELEERLSHRLDELKGPAIDEMLASYVHGYPDLAITGAALEEKRGPSGEVTLTVTGNHFGLGCELLLNGKPLPTVWKPSIGPVDTPPKWKNDDGVLTAVLSAKQLKQSEQADLQVRVLDDKKNELYRSPVYKLSVQNGTSP; the protein is encoded by the coding sequence GTGCGACGCCTATTCCGAAAATGGATAGCTTGGAGACCGTATGCCGTCGCGGCGGTCGTCCTGTTCTCCCTGTCGTTCCCGCACGGGCGGTTCGCGCCCGGGCCGGCCGCCGCCGAACGCGTCATGCCGGAACCGGACGCGGTCACCGCCCGGATCAAGACGCCTGAGGCCGACCGGGTCCGCCCGAATATCGTCATCCTGCTCAGCGAAGCGTTCTGGGACCCGACGCTGCTGCCGGGCGTCCGGTACAACCGCGACCCCATCCCGTTTTTCCGCCAACTGCGGGAATCGTTTACCGGGGGCTGGATGCTCACGCCCCAGCACGGCGGGGGAACCGCCAACGTGGAGTACGAGGTGCTGACCGGCAACCCGGTTCGGGGTTATTCCGAATACGAGATGATGTACGGCAAGCATATCGATCATCCAATCGATTCCATCGCCTGGATGGCCAGCCGCGAGGGCTACCGGACGACGGCCATCAGCCCGTTCTTTCATCATCACGAGAACAGCAGCCGCGTCTACGCGTATCTCGGGTTTTCGCAGTTCATCAGCATGGAATTTTTCCCGCCGGACTACTCCGGCCCGTATCTCGCCGACCGTTCGGTCGTGCGCAAGATCATCGAGGAAACCCAAGAATCGCCGGGTCCGGATCTCATTTTTGCCAATACGATGGAAAATCACTATCATTTCTACCCGGGCAAATTCGAACAGCCGAACCCGTTCCGCGTGGAGGCCAAGCTGCCGGCTGCGTCCGTCGGCATTCTGGAGACGCTGGCCCAGGGCCTCAGCGGCGCGGACGCCGCCCTGCAGGAGCTTGTCGGCTATTTCTCGCAAAGCGGGGAACCGACGCTGCTGTTGTTCTTCGGGGATCATCAGCCCGCGCTGGAGAAAGATTACCTGATCTACCGCCAGACCGGGTATTTGAGCGAGAACGACCCGGAGGAATGGCGCAAGATGTATACGACGCCGTTCGTCATCTGGGACAATTATTTGCCGGTGGAGAAAAAGGACCTGTTCGTCAATTCGTACCTGCTGCTGCCGGAGCTGCTCGATCGGGCGAAGCTGCCGCAATCGGAGTATACGGCTTTTCTGAAGAAGTTCGGCGAGGAGCTGCCCGCCGTTCCCCGAAGACCGGCCGACGCGGGCTTGTCCCCCGACGATCCGCGGCTGAAGGAATTGGAGGAACGGTTATCGCACCGGTTGGACGAGCTCAAGGGCCCCGCAATCGACGAGATGCTCGCCTCCTACGTTCACGGCTACCCCGATCTGGCGATTACCGGAGCGGCGCTCGAGGAGAAGCGGGGACCGTCCGGCGAAGTCACGCTGACGGTAACGGGCAATCATTTCGGCCTCGGCTGCGAGCTGCTGCTGAACGGCAAGCCGCTGCCGACCGTCTGGAAGCCGTCCATCGGCCCGGTCGACACGCCGCCCAAATGGAAAAACGACGACGGCGTCTTGACCGCCGTGCTGAGCGCCAAGCAGTTGAAGCAGTCCGAGCAAGCGGATTTGCAGGTTCGCGTGCTCGACGACAAAAAGAACGAGCTGTACCGTTCGCCCGTGTACAAGCTGTCCGTGCAAAACGGGACGTCTCCCTGA
- a CDS encoding ABC transporter substrate-binding protein — MNVGSSHKKWKVNFNLYAEALGKKAEGDKAMAAYNEKIQEAKSKLGDKLSKQVSVVRFLPQAVRIYQKDTFAGVILSDLGFARPPAQDKDQFMEVITKERIADMDGDIMFYFNADYDADKGGTKNQEAWFSDPLFAGLNVAKNNMAFKVDEVIWNLSGGIISAKMLVDEIVTYAGKL, encoded by the coding sequence CTGAACGTCGGTTCGTCACACAAGAAATGGAAGGTCAACTTCAACCTGTACGCCGAAGCGCTGGGTAAAAAAGCCGAAGGCGACAAGGCGATGGCCGCGTACAATGAGAAAATTCAGGAAGCCAAGTCCAAGCTTGGCGACAAGCTGTCCAAACAGGTGTCCGTCGTCCGCTTCCTGCCGCAAGCTGTGCGGATTTACCAGAAGGATACGTTCGCAGGCGTCATTCTGAGCGACCTCGGATTCGCCCGACCGCCGGCCCAGGACAAGGATCAGTTCATGGAAGTCATCACGAAGGAACGGATTGCCGACATGGACGGCGATATCATGTTCTACTTCAATGCCGATTACGATGCGGATAAGGGCGGCACGAAAAACCAGGAGGCCTGGTTCAGCGATCCGCTGTTCGCCGGCTTGAACGTCGCCAAGAACAACATGGCGTTTAAGGTGGACGAAGTGATCTGGAACTTGTCCGGCGGCATTATTTCCGCCAAGATGCTGGTCGACGAGATCGTCACATACGCCGGGAAGCTGTAA
- a CDS encoding thiamine pyrophosphate-dependent enzyme, with protein MAIEMNKEVKPGRVEQRIVYESGNEMAAYAAHQINYHIMGYFPISPSTEVAQFLDLMKANGQHDIVLIPADGEHGSAGVCYGASTAGGRVFNATSANGYLYMLEQMPVQSGTRFPMVMNLVCRSVSGPLDIHGDHSDLYYALNTGWPILMCRDPQAVYDMNIMALKLAEDPEVRLPVLVASDGYFTSHQKRRVQTFAKREDVQKFIGEPPRGFPDTLDRNNPVTVGPYMNEPDYINNCYQQSVAMYNAEAVYDRIRKEYAELTGRDYPILDLYRMEDAEVAVFLMNSASEIIKDVVDQLRAQGIKAGSIAPNMIRPFPQKRIADALRGVKAVTVGDRADSYGGHGGNMVNEIKAALFTHGNRDTMVISRIYGLGGKDFYAEDGHNFFRFALDAVEKGYVEKPFDYYGHTPGDPAKKPQRVLNPMKYEDLKTGLITVKPDETTGKLNVRIPPLRSLTKKPKRIAPGHGACPGCGIFSGLELFFKGIEGDIVALFHTGCAMVVTTGYPYSAHKATYIHNLFQNGAATLSGVVEMFWERKRRGELQHLNLPDDFTFVMVTGDGGMDIGMGPAIGAALRNHKMIILEYDNEGYMNTGAQLSYSTPLGHRTSTSNVGSKQAGKVFHHKDTAQIMAATNIPYVFTGSEAYPGDLVKKAAKAQWYAQNEGLVYGKILITCPLNWLSEDQEGTNIVDAAVNSCFFPLYEVERGITTITYNPEEKNKRISVAEWLSTMGKTKHLTKPENAEALQAFADEVERRWNVLKAKHESPYL; from the coding sequence GTGGCGATCGAGATGAACAAGGAAGTGAAGCCGGGCAGGGTCGAGCAGCGCATCGTCTATGAGTCCGGCAACGAAATGGCCGCTTATGCGGCCCATCAGATCAATTATCATATCATGGGATATTTTCCGATCTCGCCATCGACGGAGGTGGCGCAGTTCCTCGATCTGATGAAAGCGAACGGGCAGCACGACATCGTGCTGATCCCCGCGGACGGCGAGCACGGCTCCGCGGGTGTCTGCTACGGCGCGTCGACGGCGGGCGGACGCGTGTTTAACGCGACCAGCGCCAACGGATACCTGTATATGCTGGAGCAGATGCCGGTCCAGTCCGGCACCCGCTTTCCGATGGTGATGAACCTGGTCTGCCGTTCCGTATCCGGCCCGCTGGATATTCACGGCGATCATTCGGACTTGTATTACGCGCTGAACACGGGCTGGCCGATCCTGATGTGCCGCGATCCGCAAGCCGTCTACGACATGAACATCATGGCGCTGAAGCTGGCGGAGGACCCCGAGGTTCGGCTGCCGGTGCTGGTCGCGTCGGACGGCTACTTCACGTCCCACCAGAAGCGCCGCGTGCAGACGTTCGCGAAGCGGGAGGACGTGCAGAAGTTCATCGGCGAACCGCCGCGGGGCTTCCCCGATACGCTGGACCGCAACAATCCGGTGACCGTCGGACCGTATATGAATGAACCCGATTATATCAACAACTGCTATCAGCAGTCGGTGGCGATGTACAACGCCGAAGCCGTCTACGACCGCATCCGCAAGGAGTACGCCGAGTTGACCGGCAGGGACTACCCGATCCTCGATCTGTACCGGATGGAGGACGCCGAGGTCGCGGTATTCCTCATGAATTCGGCGTCGGAGATCATCAAGGACGTCGTCGATCAGCTTCGGGCCCAAGGCATCAAAGCCGGCTCGATCGCGCCGAACATGATCCGGCCGTTCCCGCAGAAGCGGATCGCCGACGCGCTGCGCGGCGTCAAGGCGGTGACGGTCGGCGACCGCGCCGATTCGTACGGCGGTCACGGAGGCAACATGGTCAACGAGATCAAAGCGGCGCTGTTTACGCACGGCAACCGGGACACGATGGTGATCAGCCGGATATACGGGCTCGGCGGCAAAGACTTCTATGCGGAGGACGGGCACAACTTTTTCCGGTTCGCGCTGGACGCGGTGGAGAAAGGCTACGTCGAAAAGCCGTTCGATTACTACGGCCATACCCCCGGGGACCCGGCCAAAAAACCGCAGCGCGTGCTGAACCCGATGAAATACGAGGATTTGAAGACGGGACTCATTACGGTGAAGCCGGATGAAACGACAGGCAAGCTGAATGTCCGGATTCCGCCGCTGCGCAGTCTGACCAAAAAGCCGAAGCGGATTGCGCCGGGCCACGGCGCTTGTCCGGGCTGCGGCATCTTCTCCGGGCTGGAGTTGTTCTTTAAGGGCATCGAGGGCGATATCGTGGCGTTGTTCCATACCGGCTGCGCCATGGTCGTGACGACCGGGTACCCGTATTCGGCGCATAAGGCGACCTATATCCACAATTTGTTCCAGAACGGCGCCGCGACGCTGTCGGGGGTCGTGGAGATGTTCTGGGAGCGCAAGCGCAGAGGGGAACTCCAGCATCTGAACCTGCCGGACGACTTCACGTTCGTGATGGTGACGGGCGACGGCGGCATGGACATCGGCATGGGACCGGCCATCGGGGCGGCGCTCCGCAACCACAAGATGATTATTCTCGAATACGACAACGAAGGCTACATGAATACGGGAGCGCAGTTGTCGTACTCGACGCCGCTCGGCCACCGCACGTCCACGTCCAATGTCGGTTCGAAGCAGGCGGGCAAAGTGTTCCATCATAAAGACACCGCGCAGATTATGGCGGCGACGAACATCCCCTACGTGTTCACGGGCTCCGAAGCGTACCCGGGCGATCTCGTCAAGAAGGCAGCCAAAGCCCAATGGTACGCGCAGAACGAGGGGCTCGTCTACGGCAAAATCCTGATCACGTGCCCGCTCAACTGGCTGTCGGAGGATCAGGAGGGGACAAACATCGTCGATGCCGCGGTCAACTCGTGTTTCTTCCCGCTCTACGAGGTGGAGAGGGGCATCACGACGATCACGTACAATCCGGAGGAGAAGAACAAACGGATTTCGGTCGCGGAATGGCTGTCGACGATGGGCAAAACGAAGCATCTGACAAAGCCGGAAAACGCGGAGGCGCTGCAGGCGTTCGCGGACGAGGTGGAACGCCGCTGGAACGTGCTGAAGGCGAAGCACGAGAGCCCTTATCTGTAA
- a CDS encoding 2-oxoacid:acceptor oxidoreductase family protein — protein MVTLPKVNDLGFFEIRLESIGGLGANLAGKMLAEAGVVGVGLNGVSFSSYGSEKKGSPVKAHIRFCHPETHIRDTSPVERPHVVGIFHEALHKTVNVISGIYADSLVLVNSAKSPEQLKSLLKLTGGTIAVVDAVGIALEEKNRVNMAMLGALFRLCDFLDPEAMKAVIRKSLEKKYPNAVQPAIRTFERGYSEVRFQTFELPEGAAMPEYVRYDTPVLGYETQPIGGTVTNPGNSVLKDLSISRAGMMPDFDDEKCIHCAACDNVCPDFCFVWEEKPDKKGRPQMFLQGIDYQYCKGCLKCVQACPTEALSSLREADGYADSRRVPHRFDWAQPSA, from the coding sequence ATGGTCACGCTGCCGAAGGTCAACGATCTCGGATTTTTCGAGATTAGGCTAGAGTCGATTGGCGGACTCGGCGCAAATCTCGCCGGCAAGATGCTTGCGGAAGCGGGCGTCGTCGGCGTCGGTTTAAACGGCGTCAGTTTTTCCTCGTACGGCTCCGAGAAGAAAGGCTCCCCAGTTAAAGCCCACATTCGTTTCTGTCATCCCGAGACCCACATCCGAGACACCTCTCCGGTAGAAAGGCCGCATGTCGTCGGCATCTTCCACGAAGCGCTGCACAAAACGGTAAATGTCATCAGCGGCATTTACGCCGACAGCCTGGTGCTGGTCAATTCCGCGAAATCTCCCGAGCAGTTGAAGTCGCTGCTGAAGCTGACCGGCGGCACGATTGCCGTCGTCGATGCGGTCGGCATCGCGCTGGAGGAGAAAAACCGGGTCAATATGGCCATGCTGGGCGCCTTGTTCCGGCTGTGCGACTTTCTCGACCCGGAAGCGATGAAGGCGGTCATCCGCAAATCGCTGGAGAAAAAATACCCGAACGCCGTCCAACCGGCGATCCGTACGTTCGAGCGCGGCTACAGCGAAGTCCGATTCCAGACCTTCGAGCTTCCCGAAGGCGCGGCGATGCCCGAGTACGTCCGTTACGACACGCCGGTGCTCGGCTACGAGACGCAGCCGATCGGCGGAACCGTCACGAATCCCGGCAACAGCGTGCTGAAGGATCTCAGCATATCCCGCGCGGGCATGATGCCCGACTTCGACGACGAGAAATGCATCCATTGCGCGGCTTGCGACAACGTCTGTCCGGATTTCTGCTTCGTCTGGGAAGAGAAGCCGGACAAGAAGGGCCGGCCGCAAATGTTCCTGCAGGGCATCGATTACCAATATTGCAAAGGATGCCTGAAGTGCGTGCAGGCTTGTCCGACTGAAGCGTTGTCCAGCCTGCGCGAAGCGGACGGATACGCGGATTCCCGCCGTGTTCCGCACCGGTTCGACTGGGCGCAGCCTAGCGCGTGA
- a CDS encoding Fur family transcriptional regulator — protein sequence MTVEEMLRDMSVRGLRITEQRRTLSKLFVDAEGYLTPKDVYEYMNKSYPGLSFDTVYRNLRVLHELGILEQFVFEDGIKFRVRCQDDHHHHHLICLGCDRIEPIRYCPMTGVEGIPDDFEVVRHKFEVFGYCSQCRREGESDG from the coding sequence ATGACAGTCGAAGAGATGTTGAGGGACATGTCCGTCCGCGGCCTGCGGATTACGGAACAGAGACGCACGCTGTCGAAGTTGTTTGTCGACGCGGAGGGATATTTGACGCCGAAAGACGTATACGAGTATATGAATAAATCGTACCCGGGCCTGAGCTTCGATACGGTGTACCGCAATTTGCGCGTGCTGCACGAATTGGGAATTTTGGAACAATTCGTGTTCGAGGATGGGATCAAGTTCAGGGTCCGCTGCCAAGACGATCACCACCATCATCATCTGATCTGTCTCGGCTGCGATCGCATCGAACCGATCCGCTACTGCCCGATGACGGGAGTCGAGGGCATTCCGGACGATTTTGAAGTCGTTCGCCACAAGTTCGAGGTGTTCGGGTATTGCAGCCAATGCCGCCGGGAGGGAGAGAGCGATGGCTGA